The nucleotide sequence CTGCTGGGGCCGCACGATTACTGTGCCATGTACTACGTTCTGTAAATAATGCTGCTCGGGCCGGCTAATACGGCCTTCATACATTTCATCAGAATTTAGCAGATTTTGCCCACCTACAGTAGCATAACCTCCCGCAGACCATACCCTGCACAAGCCAAATCTGCTGAGCAAGCTAGGTGCCGCTAGGGGATGTAAGAGAGCTAAGAAGTCAGCAGAATTgcaaatgcagctctggatgtgactaaactgtcagctgaataTGGACTCTCATCCTCCCAATAAACATGGGGAACAATAGGGCCAGGGACTATAGTATAGTACCTTATACTATAGTCGGCCGGACCCGCTGGCTGACTATAGTATAAGGTATATCAGGGCCCCCACCTACTATGTGCCATTTGCCCTGATGCAACAATTTTTGGACCCCCTACAGCAAGGCCCCTGCCTACACAGCCAGGGTATAGGAAGGATAGTAATGGCATCTGAGAGCGGCGGTAAACTTTACTGACCAATTGGGTGAAATGATTTGGCTCCTTTTTTGGAGTCATTCTGGAAGATTTACTCAGGAGAAGAATGCAGCTTAAAGGATGGAGTCAGCGCGGGCCCAGCATGGTGCATGCCAGACATAGCTCCAGGAACAGAGGAGATCCCCTGATATAAGCAGGGCCAGCGAGGTGCACACACTTCCTGCCATGTCAGAGACTCCTGGGCTTTTATAGAAATCTACTAAGAGGACCCCGCACCTGAATGATGGTTCTTCTGGCAGCTGGAATACATGCCGCCTTTAGTAATGCAAACAATGAACGGTGCCCCTCCAACTCCGCCATGCAGTGGGAATGCAGTCTGGAATGACGTCCCCGAGAATATCGCTTCATCCTGTCTTGAAATCTCTGCTCACTACTACTGACTCCAAAGGGTTAATATCTGTAATCTATAGTGACCTCTTGGCGTCCTTCCATAACTCCAAACCAATAACAATTTTTGACCAATGGGAGAGAGATGTAGGCCTTGTCACATCACATTCTATACAGAATAGGATTGTGTCCTGATTCTTCTTACCCTTGATGTGGAACAGAAGACGCTCATATATCAATATGTAATGTCTACTAGGTCTAGTTACAACGGACACTGATCCGACGGGTATTGCACTAGATATAGCTAGGATACTCTACCAGGCCCGGAAGTTCATTGCCCGCTATTGGATACAGATGGCAGTACCCACAGGTGCGGAACTGATGACAAGACTGCATGCTATTATAGGGCTGGAGAAAGGAGTATATAAAAAACGTAAGGCGATGGCCAAATTCAAGACTATTTGGGGCCCCTGGATATACTGCCCAGCATAGACATACTAGGTAGACCTTCATGAGGGGGTTAATGGTCTGATGGCATACGATTTGGTGGCACATGGGTGAAGCTAGTCAGCTTACATTAAGATTGTGAGCTTACGGAAATGATACTTCTACAATTCTTTTTTCTCACACCCATATCCTTAATGAATGCAAAATGTCTGGTTAAGTCCTTGCCCAAGCGATCTAGTGACCCAGAACCGATAATATACTGTCCTCTGCATAAAGGTTATACCTTCCCTAGACTAGGATAGCACTGATTGATaggtttattaaagtgtcactgtcgctcaaatttgtttttgcagaaatcaatagtacaggcaattttaagaaactttgtaattgggttattagctgaaaaatgcatttttatcatgaaaaagcagtttgaagctctccccctgtcttcattgttttctatggagaggggaggggtggagggagatgaggcacttaaacaggacaacaaagagttaatttacagctacatcaccgggctatctcctctgaagtcagcactaacctctctgacctctgaatactggctttcatacagcccccactgtgtaatcctttgttctttgttgtctgctggcgactaatctccctcctcccccctcccctcttcataggttagACAGgacacgactgatgtaaaagagtcaagatttcctgataatgagcagtgaaagagagagaggaggggggggatctggggaaagtatttttgaatgcagaaTATGGCATATTTCCCTAATAAACCAacttacaatgtttcttaaaatcgcctggactattgatttctgctaaaaaaaaaaaaatgacagtgacactttatggcGCCTTCTGAAGCTAAACGAATAGGAATGATCCTGAGATAACGCCTCCCTTCCTGCCATCAGAAATATTTGCCATCAGAAACTTATGCCTCCCTGTATTGCATATGTTATATATTACTGTGTTTTGGTTTTCTTTTTGTGAGGGGAGGTTGGGGGGTGGGAGATGTAAAGGGTGGGGGAGGgtatataaaaagtatatatttttgttttgaaaaaacttcaataaaaaattatctGACTAAACAACAATGAAAGGTGCAAAGGAAGGTATTGCTATAGAAAACGGGGGACTTGGAATGGTTCCCATCACTACTGTTGTGCTACACAAAGTCTATATGTAACCCCATCTGTCAGAGGCAGCGACAGTAACCAGACCCTTGTCCCGGGCCTTACAGAACACCAGAACGCTGCTATGATAACTCAGCTGTACAGTCTGGTGGTGTTATAGTGAAGCAGTGATCTATAGCAAGGCACACGTTCGCTCACCTCTACTACACCCTGGAGAACACTGTCCTGCAGCTTCTGATGACTTTCCAACAATTTATTAATCTCTGCTCGAGCCAACGCCTCCACATCAGCGGCCTGGTCCTGGAGAAAGGCGAGAAAGACAGGAGTCACAAAGCACAAACACTGTCATTTAGAAGTCTCGTAATTCATCTGGCTATCTGGATGTGTCTTaccataaagtgtacctgtcatgtaaatgtcactttgtagaaatcaataagtatcaatagtacaagtgattgtaAGAAACTCTGTAGTAGGTTTTATTAAACAAAAGAGTTTCCATCTCTGTACTCAAAAAACTGTTTTACAGTTCCCCCCCcctttcagaagaagcaggatttctgtgtccattatgctctgtggagagggagggaccgagggggatgagtgagcacggagaggagaaaaggcagccctgcacagcacatcatcctgcaatctgccagcactgacctttctgacctgtgaatcgaGCGTTTTATGCGCCCACACAGTCTCcagactgtacagctgcttctctgctctaactgctcactcatcccccacGGTCCCTCCCCCctacataggttataatggagacagcagaacccgtcttcactttgctcttcTGTAACGTAGACGGCTTTGCcttataatgaacagataagtaggggggaggctgggaaactgctttttgagtacagaaagaggctttttgcctaataaaacctattacagagtttgttaaaatcgcttgtactattgatttctgcaaaaatattttaaataacagttacactttaagtaaaaAGGAGAAATGGGTGGACAACATCCACAAATAATAATCCCCCATTATCTGTATGCAGTGGTCTATTCCACAGCTTCATCAATGCAGAACAAACCATTGCACAGCAAGAAATGGGGGTTCTGACTACACTAAACCCCCCATAGACTTTAGGAAAAAAAATCGTTCCACCCATTGATTTTGTCAGGACTAGctgactgtctaatgtgtatgggggctctcCCACAGGAAATGATGTGGGGTGGGGAAGAAGATTCAACAGCCTCATCCTTTTATTGTTTGGAGAGCAGctttcccctcctctctctattcaGAACCGATGAACCCTCGGCTGAGCTGAACATGGGTATGGGTCATGGGTACGGAGGAAGCGGAAGAAATAGCTGTTGGACAAACAAGCATTTTGGCCGACAGCTATTGTATGTGCAtgggtaccttaaaggggttgtacagtggCTAAATCTTtttactcccccctcccttccaagatgctGGGAGGGGCAGGGCTAAACACGCCCtcatgcaatgtccaatagctgcagtgTCTAGTTTCGCGGCTTAGCCCCTCCCACCCCTTGTTTCGGAAGGCTTACATCTGAGAAGTGGGATCTAAGAAAGTGAGCGCCAGCAAGCAGAAGTCTTCAGCCTTTTTCTGCTTGCTGGGCAATCCCTTTAACAAATGGGTGGTGGAGTCAGTTACTCAGCCATTGGCCACCATGTTACCACGCTTCTCACCTCATGCAGCTCACGTAACACCCGCAGCTGTCTCTCCAGCTCTGCAGCCTGAAGTGTTCTTGTTGAATGGCCTCGGTCTCGGTACTCTCGCAGTTGCTGCAGCTCCTTCTGGGTCTTTTGTATCTTTTCCTCACAATTCTGCAGCTGCAGACGCAGTCCTGAAAGTGACACATGACAGAATACCGGAGTTCAAAGTGATCTCCAAGTACAATACGCAATCTCTATATATCTATTAGTGTATCTGGATATTCATTAGATCTGTTGGCTGGACTGACCATCCCTGTAATGTGTTTAGGGGTGTACAGACTATCCCTGGTTGGTGGACAGAAGGATTGGGCATATTGGATTTcaacaggagtctggaggagacagGGGAATCTagaacaggggtcctcaactggcggaagACAGCTGTCTCggccccctgctgcagctcagtatacctgtatactgagctgcgctgctcccctctgcacagtaactatgagtgcttgtaacgagcactcatagttaccgtgcaggagCAGCACCGACAGAGGAggaaccattggctccctccctgtcagtctctcacaagaggccactctgccCTGTCTCTGGTTTTGGCGCTCAAGTGACGCCACTGGAGCGCCGACgccaggagaggggagagcggcctcttgtgaccactgcagtgcggccacaggaggggaagagaagagaagacacccggacccaggtgagtataagtgtttggtttttctatgttatatgctatatgggagggggagcacagggggctatataactggggagcacatagcaggggtgctatatactactgggggagcaaagtgggactatatactactgggagagcgcacagggggctatacactactggggaagtgcacagggggactatatacttctgggggagcgcacaaggggactatatacgactgggggagcacacaggggaatatatactactgggggagcacacagggggctatatactactaggggagagcacagtgggactatatactactaagggagagcacaggggtctatatactactgggggagcaacagggcgctatatactactgggggagcgcaacacatttactaatgatgttcaggttgaaccttcacctgacaatagactccggtaagtggaccttcactaaaagttgttgagtacccctggtctagaaggtacagaagagtctggaggggatagtggaggctggaggggacagagggtgTGGAACAGAGGAATTTGGAAGggacagagaagtctggaggGGCTAGTGGAGGACAAACGGGAAAGAGGGGTCTTTCAGTGGCTTTTTACCCTATGCCCACTGTAAGCACATTCACGTTCAGCCAAGGAGGAAAAGCTGTTACCTGAACAAGAATTTGTCCGGTCACAATcttaggtgtatggccacctaaaCCTTACTTGGTGTATTGTCATGGCTGACAACAGGCAACAATAAACTGCACTGCAAGATGGACTATAGGCCTGGACACATCAGCAGCTGTCAGCTGATTCCAGACTCCCATACATATGGATACTATAGGTATTAGTATatttgtagtatatagtatatatgtattagTATGCATCCTGTCTATTATAGGGAGTGGGGGATAAGATGCTGCATGGGTGGGTTTGGCAGATGTTATTCTAGCTGAATATTGAAGAACAGTCATTTACAGGTGAATGGTACACATTACTCCCcggtcctcctccctcttccctggtcctcctcccatagacactgcagggcagagtTTCACAAGGTAAAATATTACAATGTTTAACGCTATTAATGTTGAGATAAGTTCACAAATGGCCGCCGAGGGCTAACTCCATCGAAGGTCCTTCCACTGCAATAACAAATGAGGTAGGTGTGAGCTCTAATGGGTAAGTGGCCGGTCCTAGTCACATGACTTAGTCACTGCTTTGTGTTAGTTCCTCTTACAGAACGAGCGGGGAgatgttttcatgtttttttgcatattaaccctttaaggttgTGGCCTGGTTGGGTTCTAAGgacgcagcttttttttttttttacaactttcttTTCCTTTCGCCTTCAGGCTTCATTTCCACGTTCTGTACACGGAATGTTCAAATGACGCCTAACTCTTATCTGAGGAATGAGTAGTACTTTTACTGTACATACCATTGGTTTTTAATATGTTTTCTTtgacaaaaatgaaaaataaaaatagtgtTTTCTTCAGTTTGCTAaaatttcttttctttctgttaccgagcaggaagaactgagtgtatatatatatatatatatatatatatatatatagatagatagatagaactgagtatatatatatatatatatatatatatatatatataaaaagattcagtataacttgtaacatattGATGGAAATCTCtgttcattctgtgataaggagtcgagtgggcggagtcactcaatgggcTGGACTCTTTAGTCTGGAGACattagagatttcaatcaataaattacaggtTATACTGAATAATTTCCCATAAGAATATACATTAATCCgcacagctcctcctgctctatatcacgatgccgatagcttaggtagcattttcatggtgacgggttccctttaagccgcAGTGGAGGACTGGACTTGTCCTTCACTCCAGCATTACATTGCAGTCCTCTTATGCCTGTCAGTGTGAGGCTGCTCACAGATAAAGGGAATGATAAGGATGCATTTTTGTTATCCCTGTTAGAGACACAAGTCCAGGCTCATCCACAGGTCTGAAGTCCTCACAGAAGGGCTGACTGGAATGTATACAGGCTTGAACACCATGTGATACAGGATATCTAATATTTTGCATGTGAATACGCAGTGGTTTGCATTTGTTTTTAGTTGTTcagcttttgttttgtttttttcttattaaattCATTTTTATCTCCACTATTTTCCCTGTATATTTAGCCTCTGATATGCGAGCTGGGATCTGATTGTTTCACGTCCTGATGATGACAACACGTAGAGGTGAGGATGTTAACTACACTTCCACAGGGGTAATTTGGCTAAAagctctttcaaatcaactggtgtcagaaagttatacagatttgtattttacttctcttaaaaattcttcagtcttctagtacttatcagctgctctatgtcctgcttgaagttgtattctttccattttgaagagcaggagaggttttcaaacCAAAcctcacctgacctggagacaagagcggtgctgtttctggcagaaagtggccaggtatttgtagcgctggataacccctttaacactcctCTTTAGGGACCCAATGATCTTACTTCAGAGGATGTACAAATATGGTAGTAACTGAAAACAGATGGTACCGACACCATAACCTGGACCTGAAACGATCAGATCCCCATGACTGTACTCTGTACACAGATGGTTAGCACCATATACAACAGCTATGTAGGATGACGCACTGCTAGCTGTTGTATATTCACATTGGGCGGATGGGAAGGGGATAAAGGAATTTTACTGTACATTTACTGCCAATAAGGGTAATACAGAAATGAGTGATCCCCTTACCATTTATATGTTCTTCTCTCTGTTCTTTTATCAACTCCAGATCCTGTTCAGCATCATGAATTTGATGTTCTGTCCAGTTCTGTACTGCACGGACATTACTCTGAGAAAAGGGAAAGAGACCATATGATAAGTTAGGCCCATTCATAATGCAGTAATGCACATGCAGAGGTAAACCTGCCCTGACACTTACCCCTGCCCTGTCATACTGCTGAAGCTGCTGAGTGGCGCTCTTCATGGCCTCGTCTTCCATCTTCGTGATTTGTCTGAGCAGTGAAGCATTTTCCTCCTCTAGGCGCGTGCATTGCGAGAGAAGGCTGGACACGGGCTGCCTAGCATACGTCTGCCAGAGGAAGAGATAaggatatatacatacagcaaGATCTAATAATAAAGCAATAGCCTGTCAGACTGTAAGCCCAGTATAATGAGTGAAtcctttattattatcatcatcattacctATCTCCACCTCAGTGTATAGGAAACAGGACAGAAGTAGAAACAGTAAGACACAATGGATGTGAGGCCACTACTGGATAAGCACAAAATACAGCCGGCCAATACAGGTGTCAGTATTCCTGAGAGAGGGAAATGTGTGCTGTGTTCTGCTGCCATCTACGGGGTGTATGTCAGTACAGCATGCAGAAATGATCTGATATTGGGCATAAAGAGACTATGCTGTATGATGGGCATTGTTTAATGTGCAGCAAGTATTGTGCTCTGCTCCTTGTATCTCAGCAGGACGACACCTGCGGAACATCAGATGGCTGACTCCACAACTTTCCCAGCCACAATGCAGCAGCATGTCTCCACTACTaataagatagatagagagatggatggatggatggatggatggataggagatagatagatagatagatagatagatagatagatagatagataaatagataggagatcagTGAGCTCTCTTATGGCTTTATGAGaaattgctcccacctagccagaatcctgctccacactgatgagaggcaacatcccaaaacagctgtatgtggatggatacctggccttggtttttccattgacttataaggccacttaatatggtggtttcccttagatcagtgatctgtttcttagctagatagatagataccatgaAGACGTGGGCACTTTTCCTCAGTTTCTCTGTCTCTGTCCCGCACTTCTTACTTAGCTGACAGTGAGACGTCTTCTGCCGTCCTTTCCTGTTAGTAGGGTTCTTACCACCTGTGTGGAGTAGACGCTGTAAAAGTATTTATAGGCTCCGGCTATGTTGCCACATTGTACTTTTGGGATGTTTTTTGTGCTGTATATGatgagtgtgaacatggcctcagtctgGTCTCTGTTCCCGGAGGTGATGTCCCCATCTATCACAGAAGGTACCTAGGATTCCCCCTTGTCTACTCTGTACTCAGGGGAGCGGTGACATATGGGGAACTGCTGTACTCAGGGGAACGGTGACATATGGGGCACTGCTGTACTCAGGGGAGCGGTGACATATGGGGCACTGCTGTACTCAGGGGAGCGGTGACATATGGGGCACTGCTGTACTCAGGGGAGCGGTGACATATGGGGCACTGCTGTACTCAGGGGAGCGGTGACATATGGGGCACTGCTGTACTCAGGGGAGCGGTGACATATGGGGAACTTCTTTACTCAGGGGAGCGGTGACATATGGGGCACTGCTGTACTCAGGGGAGCGGTGACATATGGGGCACTGCTGTACTCAGGGGAGCGGTGACATATGGGGCACTGCTGTACTCAGGGGAGCGGTGACATATGGGGCACTGCTGTACTCAGGGGAGCGGTGACATATGGAGCACTGCTGTACTCAGGTAAGAGGTGACATATGGGGCACTGCTGTAGATATTCTGTGATATGTCCTGTGAAGAGTGGAAAAGTCAAAATAACACAgcaaacccatttaaaggggttctccaggcttagacaaacatggccgctttcttccagaaacagcaccacccctgtccttaggttggatgtagttttgcagcttagttctattgaagggagtagagctgaattttaatactgcacacaacctgaggacaggggtggcgctgttcttaAAGAGCTCtgatttttctaattctggataacccctttaaggtggaaaTTAGCCCGATCCTTAAAGGGTTCAGGTGAATTCACACATTGTTTAAGTTTTATTGTTGTAGTTAGTGGCCCCTTTAAATGTCAGCACATTGCATATTCCGACATTACCTGCAGCATGAACAGGAGTGCGGCCCTCTGTGGAGGTTTGGGGGGTGACATGGTGAGAGTCAGGGGTCTTTGTACAGGCTGTACCGTGATGTCCTCTCG is from Dendropsophus ebraccatus isolate aDenEbr1 chromosome 14, aDenEbr1.pat, whole genome shotgun sequence and encodes:
- the C14H20orf96 gene encoding uncharacterized protein C20orf96 homolog; the encoded protein is MTSACCRGNRLTLDLSMSQRLAARGHHGTACTKTPDSHHVTPQTSTEGRTPVHAAGGKNPTNRKGRQKTSHCQLSKKCGTETEKLRKSAHVFMTYARQPVSSLLSQCTRLEEENASLLRQITKMEDEAMKSATQQLQQYDRAGSNVRAVQNWTEHQIHDAEQDLELIKEQREEHINGLRLQLQNCEEKIQKTQKELQQLREYRDRGHSTRTLQAAELERQLRVLRELHEDQAADVEALARAEINKLLESHQKLQDSVLQGVVEEHVESLPLPLKRMCLQNQEMRSEIRAYQQMITGLQDDIKMLLETGNSLRKSWNEKTDRLRRDLLLHEPRCAADEDVILDIPLNRPMYI